In one Pseudomonas hydrolytica genomic region, the following are encoded:
- a CDS encoding oxidoreductase, which translates to MHLTPQHILLAGATGLTGEHLLDRLLSEPTVARVLAPTRRPLAAHAHLENPVGDLQALLPQLSGQVDTAFCCLGSTIKQAGSQEAFRAVDHDLVLAFARRARELGARHLVVISALGANPNSSVFYNRVKGETEQALKAMDWPQLTIARPSLLLGARQEFRLGERLAAPLLRWLPGKYRGIDACALARALWRLALEKEDGVRVIESSDLRRLGR; encoded by the coding sequence ATGCACCTGACCCCGCAACATATCCTGCTCGCTGGCGCCACCGGCCTTACCGGCGAACATCTGCTCGATCGTCTGCTCAGCGAGCCGACGGTCGCCCGCGTGCTGGCGCCGACGCGACGCCCGCTGGCCGCCCATGCCCATCTGGAAAACCCGGTCGGTGATCTGCAGGCCCTGCTGCCGCAGCTTTCCGGCCAGGTCGACACCGCCTTCTGCTGCCTGGGCAGCACCATCAAGCAGGCCGGCTCGCAGGAGGCCTTCCGCGCCGTCGACCACGACCTGGTGCTGGCCTTCGCCCGTCGCGCTCGCGAGCTGGGCGCACGGCATCTGGTGGTGATCAGCGCCCTGGGCGCCAATCCCAACTCCTCGGTGTTCTACAACCGCGTCAAGGGCGAGACCGAGCAAGCGCTGAAGGCCATGGACTGGCCGCAACTGACCATCGCCCGCCCCTCGCTGCTGCTCGGTGCGCGCCAGGAGTTTCGTCTTGGCGAGCGCCTGGCGGCGCCGCTGCTGCGCTGGCTGCCGGGCAAATACCGCGGCATCGACGCCTGCGCCCTGGCCCGCGCGCTGTGGCGCCTGGCGCTGGAGAAAGAAGACGGCGTGCGCGTGATAGAGTCCTCCGACCTGCGCCGCCTGGGGCGCTGA
- a CDS encoding DUF5629 family protein yields MKPTSLIEALQDADMLEIDGLHAWQFDLDTELLAQVSAGTDSADSAAKPLLQVHCIDGRERRLWKFSLAAVKAARHLEEDDSWLIEGNEVSHSLKCFAAYRGDNDDDDGQDEA; encoded by the coding sequence ATGAAACCGACAAGCCTGATCGAAGCCCTGCAAGACGCCGACATGCTGGAGATCGATGGCCTGCATGCCTGGCAGTTCGATCTGGACACCGAGCTGCTGGCCCAGGTCAGCGCCGGAACCGACAGCGCCGACAGCGCGGCCAAGCCGCTGCTGCAGGTGCACTGCATCGACGGCCGCGAGCGCCGCCTGTGGAAGTTCTCCCTCGCTGCGGTCAAGGCCGCGCGCCACCTCGAGGAGGACGACAGCTGGCTGATCGAAGGCAACGAGGTCAGCCATTCCCTCAAGTGTTTCGCCGCCTATCGTGGCGACAACGATGACGACGACGGGCAAGACGAAGCCTGA
- a CDS encoding class I SAM-dependent methyltransferase, translated as MGLYDRHILPHLIDFACGMGAVMKARSQIVPLARGRVLEIGIGSGLNLGFYDAQRVEVVVGVDPSAEMQALARERAARCQVPVEMIALELGQIQAADASFDDIVCTFTLCTIPDAIAVLGEMRRVLKPGGRLLFCEHGLAPDLPVVRWQKRLTPLWKPLAGGCHLDRDIPALIEAGGFHIREMSTGYLKGPRPMTHVYRGWAD; from the coding sequence ATGGGCCTTTACGACCGCCATATCCTGCCGCATCTGATCGATTTCGCCTGCGGCATGGGGGCGGTGATGAAGGCGCGCTCGCAGATCGTGCCGCTGGCGCGCGGACGCGTGCTGGAAATCGGCATCGGCAGCGGTCTGAACCTGGGCTTCTACGATGCGCAGCGGGTCGAGGTGGTGGTCGGCGTCGACCCCTCCGCGGAGATGCAGGCCCTGGCCCGCGAACGCGCCGCACGCTGCCAGGTACCGGTGGAGATGATCGCCCTGGAACTGGGGCAGATTCAGGCGGCGGACGCCAGCTTCGACGATATCGTCTGCACCTTCACCCTGTGCACCATCCCCGATGCCATCGCCGTCCTGGGCGAAATGCGCCGCGTGCTGAAACCCGGCGGCCGCCTGCTGTTCTGCGAACACGGCCTGGCGCCGGACCTGCCGGTGGTGCGCTGGCAAAAGCGCCTGACGCCGCTGTGGAAACCGCTGGCCGGCGGCTGCCACCTGGACCGCGATATCCCCGCCCTGATCGAAGCCGGCGGCTTTCATATCCGCGAGATGAGCACCGGCTATCTCAAGGGCCCGCGGCCGATGACCCACGTCTACCGCGGCTGGGCCGATTGA
- a CDS encoding response regulator transcription factor, protein MQQRVYVVDDDQGMLDSTLWLLESVGLTGVPFTSGRAFLDACDPTANACVLLDVRMPGMGGLNVQEEMRARGIDLPVIFVSGHADVPIVVRAFKAGAVDFIEKPYNEQLLLDSVQQALDRRPARPKRDARLAEVQTRLDQLTPRERDVLLPLVRGYTNREVAEQLDISVKTVDLYRSRVMKRMQAETLPELVGMAIAAGLVDALAIRSEI, encoded by the coding sequence ATGCAACAACGGGTTTATGTAGTCGATGACGACCAGGGCATGCTCGACTCGACGCTCTGGCTGCTGGAGTCGGTTGGCCTGACAGGCGTGCCCTTCACCAGCGGTCGGGCCTTTCTCGACGCTTGCGATCCGACTGCCAATGCCTGCGTGCTGCTCGATGTGCGCATGCCCGGCATGGGTGGGCTGAACGTGCAGGAGGAGATGCGCGCGCGTGGTATCGACCTGCCGGTGATCTTCGTCAGCGGTCATGCCGACGTGCCCATCGTGGTGCGCGCGTTCAAGGCCGGCGCGGTGGATTTCATCGAGAAGCCCTACAACGAGCAACTGTTGCTCGACAGCGTGCAGCAGGCGCTGGATCGCCGCCCGGCCCGGCCAAAGCGCGACGCGCGTCTGGCCGAGGTGCAGACGCGGCTCGATCAGCTCACCCCGCGTGAGCGTGACGTGCTGCTGCCCTTGGTGCGCGGCTACACCAACCGCGAAGTGGCCGAGCAGCTCGATATCAGCGTGAAGACCGTCGACCTGTATCGCTCGCGGGTGATGAAGCGCATGCAGGCCGAGACGCTGCCGGAGCTGGTGGGCATGGCCATCGCCGCCGGGCTGGTGGATGCGCTGGCGATTCGTTCAGAGATTTGA
- a CDS encoding CidA/LrgA family protein, translating to MLLRGLSWLVLCQLLGTVLNVLLLPMLPGPIIGMLLLFVFLMLRGEVGEPLSLASSSLLKYLPLILVPPAVGVMAYAGAIAADFWAVVGALLLSLLLSVAFAGWLMQKLIERQQRREEA from the coding sequence ATGCTGCTTCGCGGCCTTTCCTGGCTGGTGCTCTGCCAGTTGCTCGGTACCGTCCTCAACGTTTTGCTGCTGCCCATGTTGCCGGGGCCGATCATCGGCATGCTGCTGCTGTTCGTGTTCCTCATGCTGCGCGGCGAGGTGGGCGAGCCGCTCAGCCTCGCCTCCAGCAGCCTGCTCAAGTACCTGCCGCTGATCCTGGTGCCGCCGGCCGTCGGGGTGATGGCCTATGCCGGCGCCATCGCCGCCGACTTCTGGGCGGTGGTCGGTGCATTGCTGCTGTCGCTGTTGCTGTCGGTGGCGTTCGCCGGCTGGCTGATGCAGAAGCTGATCGAGCGCCAGCAGCGTCGGGAGGAAGCATGA
- a CDS encoding LrgB family protein, which yields MSPDWQGAWQALIHHPLFGVGITLGAYQLAVAAYERTRWVFLQPVLVSMLTVIGILLLCGLSFAEYRSSVSLLTLLLGPATVALAVPLYLNLRRIRQLFWPIILTLSIAGTLATLLGAGLAWLFGAERLMLMSMAPKSVTSPIAMLVAEQIGGIAALAAVFVMITGVIGAMVGPSLLRLCGVRHPAALGMALGITAHAVGTARALQESDECGAFAALAMSLMGVITAVLLPLAIVLFL from the coding sequence ATGAGTCCGGACTGGCAGGGCGCCTGGCAGGCGCTGATTCATCACCCGCTGTTCGGTGTCGGCATCACCCTGGGCGCCTATCAGCTGGCCGTTGCCGCCTATGAGCGTACCCGCTGGGTATTCCTGCAGCCGGTGCTGGTATCGATGCTCACGGTGATCGGCATTCTGCTGCTGTGCGGTTTGAGCTTCGCCGAATACCGCAGCAGCGTTTCGCTGCTGACCCTGCTGCTCGGCCCGGCCACGGTGGCGCTGGCGGTGCCGCTGTATCTCAACCTGCGGCGAATCCGCCAGTTGTTCTGGCCGATCATCCTCACCCTGTCGATCGCCGGCACCTTGGCTACGCTGTTGGGAGCCGGGCTGGCCTGGCTGTTCGGCGCCGAGCGGCTGATGCTGATGAGCATGGCGCCGAAGTCCGTGACCTCGCCGATCGCCATGCTGGTGGCCGAGCAGATCGGCGGCATCGCCGCGCTGGCGGCGGTGTTCGTGATGATCACCGGGGTCATCGGCGCCATGGTCGGGCCTTCGCTGCTGCGTCTGTGCGGCGTGCGTCATCCGGCGGCGCTGGGCATGGCGCTGGGCATCACCGCCCATGCCGTAGGCACGGCGCGGGCGCTGCAGGAGAGCGACGAGTGCGGCGCCTTCGCCGCCCTGGCCATGAGCCTGATGGGCGTGATCACCGCGGTGCTGTTGCCGCTGGCGATTGTCCTGTTCTTATGA
- a CDS encoding MaoC family dehydratase gives MPFVPVAELKDYVGKELGKSEWLTIDQQRINQFAECTGDHQFIHVDPEKAKLTPFGTTIAHGFLSLSLVPMLMEGIMIMPQGLKMAVNYGLDSVRFIQPVKVDSKVRLTVTLTDANEKNPGQWLLKARAVLEIEGQEKPAYIAEPLTLCFV, from the coding sequence ATGCCGTTCGTACCCGTAGCAGAGCTCAAGGACTATGTTGGCAAGGAACTCGGCAAGTCCGAGTGGCTGACCATCGACCAGCAGCGCATCAACCAGTTCGCCGAATGCACCGGCGACCATCAGTTCATCCACGTCGACCCGGAAAAGGCCAAGCTGACCCCCTTCGGCACCACCATCGCGCACGGTTTTCTGTCGCTGTCGCTGGTACCGATGCTGATGGAAGGCATCATGATCATGCCGCAGGGCCTGAAGATGGCGGTGAACTATGGCCTCGACAGCGTGCGCTTCATCCAGCCGGTGAAGGTCGACTCCAAGGTGCGCCTGACGGTGACCCTGACCGACGCCAACGAAAAGAACCCCGGCCAGTGGCTGCTCAAGGCCCGCGCCGTGCTGGAGATCGAAGGCCAGGAGAAGCCGGCCTATATCGCCGAACCGCTGACCCTCTGCTTCGTCTGA
- a CDS encoding C13 family peptidase → MNPLALRLLPLCLSLLLAGCDEARPLLPANAILPDGAEYRGEIVDGLLQGPGRLDYRNGSWFVGQFKDGMFEGPGEWQGPGGEHYLGDFHQGMFHGHGTLTYADGSRYQGGFERNRFNGEGLLEQGGQRYQGEFLNDRFHGLGKLEMADGSSFQGQFVNGQPEGQGVRSDAYGNQFSGLFAQGLLSGQGSYRNADGDNYSGGFQNDEFHGKGRYQSANGEVWAGEFVEGMMQGPGEYNDGDGTRYLGEFADWQYEGEGLLTLPDGSAYRGRFSGGEYSGQGTLTLADGSRQSGTWQDGRLVRDDQGQVLPDSLELGLLQQGQLLDEAIAAIPASTEARELYALTLAGDGKQSVFMREADYVSRLMRERFGAHGSISLINHRDHLADRPLATRENLTRVVQALAERSGEEDLIFIYLTSHGSRRHELNLDQPRLQLADLPASELAALLAPLKQRNKVVVISACYSGGFIPPLKDDKTLVMTAARADRVSFGCSEENDFTYFGRALFAEALGETDNLERAFELARERVAEREQSDGFEPSEPQIWAPRGVLQHWRSLRQNQAERALGAVASSSGND, encoded by the coding sequence ATGAACCCCCTTGCCCTGCGCCTGCTCCCCCTTTGCCTGTCCCTGCTGCTCGCCGGTTGCGACGAGGCGCGCCCGCTGCTGCCGGCCAACGCCATCCTGCCCGACGGCGCCGAGTATCGCGGCGAGATCGTCGACGGTCTGCTGCAAGGCCCCGGACGCCTGGACTACCGCAACGGCAGCTGGTTCGTCGGCCAGTTCAAGGACGGCATGTTCGAGGGGCCCGGCGAATGGCAGGGCCCCGGCGGCGAGCATTACCTGGGCGACTTTCACCAGGGCATGTTCCATGGCCATGGCACCCTGACCTACGCCGATGGCAGCCGCTATCAGGGCGGTTTCGAGCGCAACCGTTTCAATGGCGAGGGCCTGCTGGAGCAGGGTGGCCAGCGTTATCAGGGCGAGTTTCTCAACGACCGCTTCCATGGCCTGGGCAAACTGGAAATGGCTGACGGCAGCAGCTTCCAGGGCCAGTTCGTCAATGGCCAGCCCGAGGGCCAGGGCGTGCGCAGCGATGCCTACGGCAATCAGTTCAGCGGTCTGTTCGCCCAGGGCCTGCTCAGCGGCCAGGGCAGCTATCGCAACGCCGATGGCGACAACTACAGCGGCGGATTCCAGAACGACGAGTTTCACGGCAAGGGCCGTTACCAGAGCGCCAACGGTGAAGTCTGGGCCGGCGAGTTCGTCGAGGGCATGATGCAGGGCCCTGGTGAATACAACGATGGCGACGGCACCCGCTACCTCGGCGAGTTTGCCGACTGGCAGTACGAAGGCGAAGGCCTGCTCACCCTGCCCGATGGCAGCGCTTACCGGGGGCGTTTCTCCGGCGGCGAATACAGCGGTCAGGGCACCCTGACCCTGGCCGACGGCAGCCGCCAATCCGGCACCTGGCAAGACGGCAGACTGGTGCGTGACGATCAGGGCCAGGTGCTGCCCGACAGCCTCGAACTGGGCCTGCTGCAACAAGGCCAGCTGCTCGACGAAGCCATCGCCGCGATTCCGGCCTCGACAGAGGCGCGCGAACTCTATGCCCTGACCCTGGCCGGCGATGGCAAGCAGAGCGTGTTCATGCGCGAGGCGGACTACGTCAGCCGCCTGATGCGTGAACGCTTCGGCGCCCATGGCAGCATCAGCCTGATCAACCATCGCGACCATCTCGCCGACCGCCCGCTGGCCACCCGCGAGAATCTCACCCGTGTGGTCCAGGCCCTGGCCGAACGCAGCGGCGAGGAAGACCTGATCTTTATCTATCTGACCAGCCATGGCTCGCGCCGCCACGAACTCAATCTCGACCAGCCGCGCCTGCAGCTGGCCGACCTGCCGGCCAGCGAACTGGCTGCCCTGCTCGCCCCGCTCAAGCAGCGCAACAAGGTGGTGGTGATATCGGCCTGCTACTCCGGCGGTTTCATCCCGCCGCTGAAAGACGACAAGACCCTGGTGATGACCGCCGCACGCGCCGACCGGGTGTCCTTCGGCTGCAGCGAAGAGAACGACTTCACCTATTTCGGCCGCGCCCTGTTCGCCGAGGCGCTGGGCGAAACCGACAACCTGGAACGGGCCTTCGAACTGGCCAGGGAACGCGTCGCCGAGCGCGAGCAGAGCGACGGTTTCGAACCTTCCGAACCGCAGATCTGGGCGCCACGCGGCGTACTCCAGCATTGGCGCAGCCTGCGCCAGAATCAGGCTGAGCGAGCCCTGGGGGCCGTGGCCAGCAGTAGCGGCAACGACTAA